In Oryzias latipes chromosome 15, ASM223467v1, the following proteins share a genomic window:
- the LOC110016568 gene encoding fibrillin-1-like — protein sequence MGYQGDGVQCDDMDECASQLDKCGSKASCINTLGSFNCICLDGYTGDGKDCQDINECLKDNGGCHPDAICTNFEGGRRCECKSGFQGDGFQCTDNDECSRQSICHWNATCNNNPGSYVCNCNAGFKGNGNYLCMDVDECSENPSVCSSLPGSTGCVNLPGTYRCSCRSGYETSGQSCVDVDECARNICSPFAKCENSLGSYKCTCNSGFVGNGLVCVDINECNQRNECDPKAICINRMGSYECACREGFVGEGRKCDDINECAQPNICPSVTTCVNTDGSYYCDCGKGYNFSGTNCIDINECEAKICSSNANCTNSPGSYTCQCLKGFLGNGSVCEDVDECSTPSLCHFNSICTNLPGSYSCPCKVGYTGNGMSQCNDINECLVENGGCSNKATCVNSQGSFICQCPLGFLLINKTLCQDINECETRNNPCGVNEECKNTDGSYNCPCQVGYYRPASNMACVDMDECKNKPCHPNATCLNTIGSYSCTCKREFTGNGSYCMDIDECKISNICHSRALCTNLIGGFICSCQFGFTGDGFTCQDVDECSLSNTTCPSFSKCINSPGSFVCSCLNGTIALNNSCEPPPQLCNPACDTKGLCHGSASGYQCVCDLGFNGNGLTCSDIDECQMDNICPQNDTKCTNLPGSFSCDCKTGYTLNGSHCIDVNECDTGQQQCSKYAQCVNTRGSYSCFCLSGFTGDGKNCTDFDECQVQNGGCHPVAICTNTPGSFSCACPHGTEGNGYDCQDVNECNQNSTLRNNCSSLALCVNTNGSYFCQCKDGYQGDGFVCDDVNECELSTACERNMTCNNIPGSYNCSCVIGRVYEKGTCVDEDTCMNSSTNCHPLAECLVFHGSYFCQCPKGYEGNGTDCWDVNECDQSQGHACPSFSHCFNTNGSYICTCWEGFQSNGTLCEDIDECTNRSFICPDNSTCRNLEGSYNCLCDQGFSENGSLCLDINECFLGLIQCPNFSNCINKIGYSICECWEGYQASGTVCSDINECTYNTTCPEKSTCVNTNGSYQCLCDIGFASTGDLCLDIDECIDKQQEELCNNGSCLNVAGSYYCKCFEGFRSNGTECVDIDECLDSSNSSVCQPNSVCFNTIGSFHCFCSEGFRRHGSECQDENECQVGSPCPKHSLCHNTEGSFRCVCDPGYELVSSGCEDINECKNDTTCRSDQVCTNLPGEYNCSCQLGFHEENEACVDVNECGNSSCSPLAYCWNTPGSFSCHCRLGFAGNGSSCEDVNECVALTNPCHLAAECQNTPGSFVCVCKPGFISVGPLCTDMDECQQANGRCHSAATCINNVGDFKCLCNHGWIPTKDNGRGKDGCVDLDECTLFSPCPGMSVCTNLPGSYSCSCPKNSMECRVLSKDGWLFIYYSQSRMLRVCPFLSVFLSSICLAYYKD from the exons ATGGGTTACCAGGGTGATGGCGTGCAGTGCGACGATATGGATGAATGTGCCAGTCAACTCGACAAATGTGGCTCGAAGGCCAGCTGCATCAACACCCTAGGCAGCTTCAACTGCATTTGCCTCGATGGATACACAGGGGACGGAAAGGACTGCCAGGATATTAACGAATGCCTCAAGGATAATGGGGGTTGTCACCCTGATGCCATCTGTACTAATTTTGAAGGAGGACGAAGGTGTGAGTGCAAAAGTGGATTTCAGGGCGATGGCTTCCAGTGTACAGATAATGATGAATGCTCAAGACAAAGCATTTGCCACTGGAATGCGACCTGCAACAACAATCCAGGGTCTTATGTATGCAACTGCAATGCTGGTTTCAAGGGCAATGGAAACTACCTTTGTATGGACGTTGATGAATGCTCAGAAAATCCCAGCGTGTGTTCTTCCCTGCCGGGCTCAACAGGCTGCGTTAACTTGCCTGGCACCTACCGCTGCTCATGCAGGAGTGGCTATGAAACTAGCGGACAGAGTTGTGTTGATGTCGATGAGTGTGCAAGAAATATCTGCAGCCCATTTGCGAAATGTGAAAACAGCCTTGGCTCATACAAGTGCACATGCAATAGTGGATTTGTGGGTAATGGCCTGGTATGTGTAGACATCAATGAATGCAATCAACGCAATGAATGTGACCCAAAAGCTATTTGCATCAATCGAATGGGAAGTTATGAGTGCGCTTGTCGGGAAGGTTTTGTTGGAGAAGGACGAAAGTGCGACGACATTAACGAGTGTGCTCAACCAAACATCTGCCCCTCTGTTACTACTTGTGTCAACACTGATGGGTCCTATTATTGTGACTGTGGCAAGGGCTACAACTTCAGTGGCACTAATTGCATTGACATTAACGAGTGTGAGGCAAAAATCTGTAGTTCTAATGCAAATTGCACAAATTCTCCTGGGTCCTATACTTGCCAGTGCTTAAAAGGCTTCTTAGGAAATGGCTCAGTCTGTGAGGATGTAGATGAATGCTCAACACCTTCACTGTGCCATTTCAATTCCATTTGCACTAACCTACCTGGCTCTTACAGCTGTCCTTGTAAAGTGGGTTATACTGGAAATGGGATGTCTCAGTGCAATGATATAAACGAGTGTTTAGTAGAAAATGGAGGTTGCAGCAACAAAGCAACATGTGTCAACAGTCAGGGTTCATTCATCTGCCAGTGCCCTCTAGGCTTTCTTTTGATTAACAAGACCCTTTGCCAGGACATAAATGAGTGTGAGACCAGGAATAATCCATGTGGTGTGAATGAAGAATGCAAAAACACAGATGGTTCATACAATTGCCCTTGCCAGGTGGGGTACTATCGCCCTGCTAGCAACATGGCTTGTGTTGATATGGatgaatgtaaaaacaaacccTGCCATCCCAACGCCACATGCCTCAACACCATTGGTTCATATTCTTGCACATGTAAGCGAGAGTTCACAGGAAATGGCAGCTACTGCATGGATATAGATGAATGTAAAATAAGCAACATATGCCACTCAAGAGCTTTATGCACCAACCTAATTGGAGGCTTCATCTGCTCTTGTCAGTTTGGATTTACCGGTGATGGCTTCACATGTCAGGATGTGGATGAATGTTCCCTCTCCAACACCACCTGCccttctttttcaaaatgcataaattctCCTGGTTCATTTGTTTGCTCATGTTTAAATGGAACCATAGCCTTAAATAATAGCTGTGAGCCTCCACCTCAACTGTGTAATCCTGCTTGTGATACCAAGGGTTTGTGCCATGGTTCAGCTTCTGGATATCAGTGTGTCTGTGACCTGGGCTTCAACGGTAATGGATTGACTTGCTCTGACATAGATGAATGCCAGATGGATAATATTTGTCCACAAAATGACACCAAGTGCACAAACCTCCCAGGGTCATTTTCCTGTGACTGCAAGACAGGCTACACTCTCAATGGATCACACTGCATTG ATGTGAATGAGTGTGACACTGGACAGCAACAGTGCAGCAAATATGCCCAGTGTGTAAATACTCGAGGCAGTTATTCCTGCTTCTGCCTAAGTGGTTTCACGGGGGATGGAAAAAATTGCACAG ACTTTGATGAGTGCCAAGTCCAAAATGGAGGCTGCCATCCAGTTGCCATCTGCACTAACACGCCTGGATCTTTCTCCTGTGCTTGCCCACATGGCACGGAAGGCAATGGTTATGACTGCCAGGATGTGAATGAATGCAATCAGAACTCTACCCTGCGAAACAACTGCAGCTCTCTGGCTCTATGCGTCAACACTAATGGGTCCTATTTCTGCCAGTGCAAAGATGGATACCAAGGGGATGGCTTTGTTTGTGATGATGTCAATGAATGCGAGCTGTCCACGGCTTGTGAAAGGAACATGACCTGCAACAACATTCCTGGTTCCTACAACTGTTCTTGTGTCATAGGGAGAGTTTATGAAAAGGGCACATGTGTGGACGAAGACACCTGCATGAATTCAAGTACCAACTGTCACCCACTTGCTGAATGTTTGGTTTTCCACGGTTCCTACTTCTGTCAATGTCCGAAAGGCTATGAAGGAAATGGCACGGACTGCTGGGATGTAAATGAATGTGACCAATCCCAGGGTCATGCCTGTCCTTCCTTTTCCCACTGCTTCAACACAAATGGCTCTTATATCTGCACCTGTTGGGAAGGTTTTCAAAGCAATGGGACACTCTGTGAAGACATAGATGAATGCACAAACAGGAGCTTCATCTGCCCTGACAACAGTACCTGTCGAAACCTAGAGGGGAGCTACAACTGTTTGTGTGACCAAGGGTTCTCAGAGAATGGCTCACTGTGTTTGGACATTAATGAGTGCTTTCTGGGTCTAATCCAATGTCCtaatttttccaactgcattaaCAAAATTGGATATTCTATTTGTGAGTGCTGGGAAGGTTACCAAGCCAGTGGCACTGTATGTAGTGATATCAATGAATGTACTTACAACACCACCTGCCCTGAGAAAAGCACATGTGTAAACACAAATGGCAGCTACCAGTGTCTTTGTGATATAGGATTTGCGAGCACTGGTGACTTGTGTTTGGACATTGATGAATGTATTGATAAACAACAGGAAGAGCTTTGCAACAATGGGTCATGTTTAAATGTAGCAGGCTCATACTATTGCAAATGTTTTGAAGGGTTCAGGAGTAATGGGACAGAGTGTGTGGACATAGATGAATGCCTGGATTCCTCTAACTCTTCAGTGTGCCAACCCAATTCAGTATGTTTCAACACCATAGGCTCTTTTCATTGCTTCTGCAGTGAAGGCTTTAGACGGCATGGTAGCGAGTGTCAGGATGAGAACGAGTGTCAGGTTGGTAGTCCATGCCCAAAGCACTCATTGTGTCACAACACAGAGGGGTCTTTCCGGTGTGTATGTGATCCTGGTTATGAACTTGTTAGCTCTGGCTGTGAGGATATAAATGAATGTAAGAACGACACCACTTGCCGCAGTGATCAAGTCTGCACAAACTTGCCAGGAGAGTACAATTGCTCTTGTCAATTAGGGTTTCATGAAGAAAATGAGGCATGTGTGGATGTCAATGAATGTGGGAATTCATCTTGCAGCCCATTGGCATACTGCTGGAACACCCCTGGTTCCTTTTCATGTCACTGTCGTCTGGGGTTTGCTGGAAATGGTTCCTCCTGCGAagatgtgaatgaatgtgttgcTCTGACCAACCCATGCCACCTCGCCGCTGAATGTCAAAACACCCCAGGgtcatttgtgtgtgtatgcaaaCCAGGCTTCATAAGTGTCGGGCCACTGTGCACAGACATGGACGAATGCCAGCAAGCAAATGGACGGTGCCACTCTGCTGCAACCTGCATCAACAATGTAGGGGACTTCAAATGCTTGTGTAATCATGGCTGGATTCCCACCAAAGACAATGGTCGTGGGaaagatggatgtgtggatttGGATGAATGTACTTTATTCTCACCATGTCCTGGAATGTCAGTCTGTACAAACCTACCAGGGTCCTATTCCTGTTCCTGTCCAAAAAACAGCATGGAGTGCAGAGTCTTGTCTAAGGATGGTTGGTTGTTCATTTATTATTCACAAAGCAGAATGTTAAGAGTGTGTCCTTTTCTTTCAGTCTTTCTTTCCTCTATCTGTTTAGCCTATTATAAAGATTAA
- the LOC101161527 gene encoding epithelial cell adhesion molecule-like has translation MKLWILAVVAALMLVGASAQECQCDTVKWASCTGPPCQCTIPLTKDINQPLNCNALAPKCFLMKTEMLRRSKGRDTRTVGRPGEGFVDNDVIYDPECENDGKFKPKQCNNTEECWCVNSAGVRRTEKEGKDLICDKLVETYWIRLILEHAPLQGSVDKNLLKSALGDAIQARYKFDKSLVKEVEYDADAKKIQVDIKKPMNDTVIKLADMAYYMEREIKKTPMFVDQNKFAPMVGGQKLDFTNILVYYVDAEPPTFKVNRLAGGVIAAIVVVLLIVAAGLLLLFFWNRRNKKYRKTQVRHFLSVFLGL, from the exons ATGAAGCTGTGGATTCTTGCAGTTGTTGCTGCCTTAATGTTAGTTGGAGCATCAGCCCAGGAGT GTCAATGTGACACCGTGAAATGGGCTTCCTGTACTGGGCCTCCATGCCAGTGTACCATCCCCTTGACAAAAGATATTAACCAACCCTTAAACTGCAATGCAT TGGCCCCCAAATGTTTCTTGATGAAGACGGAGATGCTCAGAAGGTCAAAAGGCAGAGACACCCGCACTGTGGGGAGACCAGGGGAGGGCTTTGTGGACAACGATGTCATCTACGACCCAGAGTGTGAGAACGACGGAAAATTCAAGCCCAAGCAGTGCAACAATACAGAGGAGTGTTGGTGCGTCAACAGCGCTGGGGTGCGCCGCACAGAAAAGGAAGGCAAAGACCTCATCTGTGACAAGTTGGTGGAGACCTA CTGGATCCGTCTGATCCTGGAACATGCACCTCTTCAGGGGTCAGTGGATAAAAACTTGTTGAAGAG CGCTCTTGGCGATGCCATTCAAGCACGCTACAAGTTTGACAAGAGCTTGGTGAAAGAAGTTGAG tatgatGCTGATGCCAAAAAGATCCAGGTGGACATAAAGAAACCCATGAATGACACTGTAATTAAACTGGCTGATATGGCTTACTACATGGAAAGAGAA ATAAAGAAGACCCCAATGTTTGTTGACCAGAACAAGTTCGCTCCTATGGTGGGCGGCCAAAAGCTAGACTTTACCAACATCTTGGTCTACTATGTGGACGCAGAGCCCCCCACATTCAAAGTGAACCGCTTGGCGGGGGGAGTCATCGCCGCCATCGTGGTTGTGTTGCTGATTGTGGCAGCCGGGCTGCTGCTTCTG TTCTTCTGGAATCGTCGTAACAAGAAGTACAGGAAAACACAGGTAAGACATTTCCTATCAGTGTTTTTAGGTTTGTAA
- the LOC111948793 gene encoding uncharacterized protein LOC111948793, with amino-acid sequence MFYQVRVPPNQRDALRFLWWQDDDPDKPPKQYRMTAHLFGGVWSPSAAAFALQRAAEDNKGSYGDDVVQTVKRNFYVDDCLKSLPTEDAAIALASELRQLLANGGFKLTKWLSNSKRVMKSIPADEWAKSVCELNLDQDDLPYERTLGVLWNAEQDCFTFDARPISRPATKRGLLSATSSVYDPLGFASPFVLKAKLLFQELCRQKLDWDAQLPEAIADQWRRWLTDLPLLSALTIPRCLRITTPGNSSEVQLHHFSDASEAAYGAISYLRVNNRCTLIMSKARLAPLNPTTIPRLELLAAVTATDLDQHIKLHLEIPVDQTFFWTDSTIVLHYINNQERRFATFVANRIAKIQERTERHQWKYVDTASNPADDVSRGMSASDILSSERWVSGPSFLQGSEEDWPTQPKLGSLPEIAEIKQTKAVYMASCKTADGLDNLLERYSDWHRLRRAVAILLRLKSLLCKKPGKQLLEPITVEEIQAAEVAILQNIQGSCFGSGEIPSSCIASLKPFKDDKTDLLRVGGRLVNAPIPFEAKHPVILPKCHHITKLLIKHYHLRLGHSGMERVLSEIRQRFWILKARYALNAVLKSCMVCRKLKAVPDHQQMANLPDSRVTPSEPCLSRVGVDYFGPLLVKRARSELKRYGCLFTCLTTRAIHLLVSNTLDTDSFLNALQRFIARRGEPKEIRSDNGTNFVGGLRELRQAVAEWNQRKIADHLLQSNIKWIFNPPGASHMGGVWERLIRSVRSVLNAVIALQPLDDEGLATLFCTIEAILNGRPITKLSEDPTDHLPLTPNHLLLLRAGPSLPPGAFVKKDLYRRRWRQVQFLVDVFWMRWLKEYLPTLQKRQKWLHPRRNLQVGDLVLILNENTPRNSWPLGLVVATHPGEDGLVRSVRVKTASGELDRPTAKICLLEANLVGESK; translated from the coding sequence ATGTTCTACCAGGTCAGAGTACCACCAAACCAAAGAGATGCACTTCGGTTCCTGTGGTGGCAAGATGATGACCCAGACAAACCACCCAAACAATATCGCATGACTGCTCACCTTTTTGGGGGTGTATGGAGTCCAAGTGCTGCTGCCTTTGCCCTACAAAGAGCTGCAGAAGACAACAAGGGCAGCTACGGTGATGATGTGGTCCAAACCGTGAAGAGGAACTTCTATGTCGACGACTGCTTGAAGTCCTTACCCACAGAGGACGCGGCTATCGCACTCGCCTCAGAACTCCGTCAACTACTTGCCAACGGGGGCTTCAAGCTTACTAAGTGGTTGAGCAACTCTAAAAGGGTGATGAAATCCATCCCAGCTGATGAATGGGCCAAGTCTGTGTGCGAGCTCAACCTTGATCAGGACGACTTACCTTATGAGCGCACCTTGGGTGTATTGTGGAATGCGGAGCAGGACTGTTTCACCTTTGATGCTAGACCCATCAGCAGACCAGCAACAAAAAGAGGTCTGCTGTCCGCAACCAGCTCCGTCTACGACCCTTTGGGGTTTGCAAGTCCTTTCGTACTAAAAGCAAAATTGCTCTTCCAAGAGCTGTGTCGTCAGAAGTTGGACTGGGATGCACAACTTCCAGAAGCCATTGCAGATCAGTGGAGGAGGTGGTTGACAGATCTACCCCTCCTATCTGCTCTGACTATTCCCAGATGCCTCAGAATAACAACGCCTGGCAATTCTTCAGAAGTCCAGCTGCATCACTTCTCTGATGCCTCAGAGGCTGCATACGGTGCTATATCCTACCTCAGGGTGAACAACAGGTGCACACTCATCATGTCCAAGGCTAGGTTGGCCCCATTAAACCCAACCACCATACCGCGCCTGGAGTTGCTCGCTGCTGTCACTGCAACTGATCTGGACCAGCATATCAAACTCCATCTAGAAATTCCTGTGGATCAAACCTTCTTCTGGACTGACAGCACTATTGTGCTTCACTACATTAACAATCAAGAACGACGCTTTGCCACCTTTGTTGCCAACCGCATAGCAAAGATTCAGGAACGCACCGAGCGTCATCAATGGAAGTATGTTGACACAGCATCCAACCCTGCAGATGATGTCTCGAGAGGAATGTCTGCCAGTGACATCCTGTCAAGTGAACGATGGGTCTCAGGACCATCGTTTCTTCAAGGCTCAGAGGAAGACTGGCCCACTCAGCCCAAGCTGGGCAGCCTACCTGAGATAGCCGAGATCAAACAAACCAAAGCAGTGTACATGGCCAGTTGCAAAACAGCTGATGGTTTGGACAACCTGCTAGAGCGATATTCTGACTGGCACCGTCTAAGACGTGCAGTAGCCATTTTGCTACGGCTGAAAAGCCTGCTATGCAAGAAACCAGGCAAGCAACTCCTAGAACCTATCACCGTTGAGGAGATACAAGCTGCAGAAGTAGCTATACTCCAGAATATACAGGGCTCATGCTTCGGTTCTGGTGAAATTCCATCAAGCTGCATCGCCAGTCTCAAGCCATTCAAGGATGACAAGACGGATCTACTACGTGTGGGAGGACGTCTTGTGAATGCACCAATCCCCTTTGAAGCAAAGCATCCAGTCATACTACCTAAATGCCATCATATCACCAAGTTACTCATCAAACACTACCACCTTCGGCTCGGGCACTCAGGCATGGAACGGGTTCTCTCAGAAATTCGCCAACGCTTCTGGATTTTAAAGGCACGGTATGCTCTCAATGCTGTCCTCAAATCATGCATGGTGTGTCGCAAGCTGAAGGCAGTACCTGACCACCAGCAGATGGCAAACTTGCCTGACTCGAGAGTAACTCCAAGTGAACCATGCCTCAGCCGCGTTGGCGTTGATTATTTCGGCCCTCTGCTGGTAAAGCGAGCCCGCAGCGAACTCAAGAGGTACGGATGCCTATTCACGTGCCTTACAACCAGAGCTATCCACCTGTTGGTCTCAAACACCCTCGATACGGATTCCTTTCTCAATGCTCTGCAGAGGTTCATCGCCAGGAGAGGCGAACCCAAAGAAATCAGATCTGATAATGGAACCAACTTTGTTGGAGGTCTGCGCGAACTTCGTCAGGCTGTTGCTGAGTGGAACCAGAGAAAGATAGCAGACCACCTTTTGCAGAGCAACATCAAGTGGATCTTCAACCCACCAGGTGCCTCACACATGGGTGGTGTCTGGGAGAGGCTGATACGATCTGTTCGCTCTGTGCTCAACGCTGTCATCGCACTTCAGCCACTTGATGATGAAGGGCTAGCCACGCTCTTTTGCACCATTGAAGCTATCCTCAATGGCCGCCCCATCACCAAGCTAAGTGAGGACCCTACTGACCACTTACCACTGACACCCAACCACCTACTGCTACTTCGCGCAGGTCCGTCTCTTCCACCTGGCGCCTTTGTAAAGAAGGACTTATACCGACGTCGCTGGCGTCAAGTTCAGTTCCTCGTTGACGTCTTCTGGATGAGATGGCTGAAGGAATACTTACCCACACTCCAGAAGCGTCAGAAATGGCTTCATCCTAGGCGCAACTTGCAAGTGGGTGATCTGGTTCTCATCCTCAATGAGAACACTCCACGCAACAGCTGGCCCCTAGGGCTCGTGGTTGCTACTCACCCGGGCGAAGATGGACTAGTTCGAAGTGTTCGAGTGAAAACAGCTTCAGGTGAACTTGATCGTCCTACTGCCAAGATTTGTCTGCTGGAGGCCAATCTGGTGGGCGAATCTAAATAA